A region of the Nocardia nova SH22a genome:
GCGGCGAGGGTTCGCCGAACCAGTGCCACAACCTCGTCCATAGTCCCTCCTTCCGGGCAGGGTACTGCCGACGACCGGTAGTGCGTAGCCGTCTCGGCGACGGAGCTCGGGAATCAGGGGCAGTCGCTGATCCGCGGCCGATAGCGTGTCGAGTTCGTACGCTCCGCCGTGCCGCGGGCATATCGGTCAACGGGGGAGCCGTGTCGAACCCGTCCCCTCCGCGCGGCAACTCCTCGATCATCGCCGCTCCTGGTCGTACTGATGCTGAGCGGTGACAACCTCGATCGCGTGCTGGCGAATCCAGTCGAGCAACGACTGCATCGAGTCGATGAGTCCGCGGCCGAGCGGGGTGAGGTCGTAGGACACTCGCGGTGGTGCGGTGGGCTCGACCGTGCGGGCGACCAGCCCGTCGCGGACCAGGGTGCGCAGGGTCTGCGACAGCATCTTCTCGCTGATCCCGCCGATGGTCGCGTGCAGTTCGGAGTAGCGCCGCGGTCCCGCGCCGAGTGCGGTGAGGATCAGCATTCCCCAGCGGCCGGTGATGTGCTCGAGCAGTTCGCGCGCCGGGCATTCGGTGTTGAATGCGTCACTGATACCTCGCCAGGCATCGTGCCCTGCCTGAGAACCGACCGTCATGCCCGGAGCTTACCTCGAGGTAGGTGCTTTCTCTGGGTAAGTTACCTGCTTACGCTGCACATATGGTCACAGTTGTTTTCGGAGCCAGGGGTAATGTCGGCCGCCGTGTCGCGGCGGATCTGATCGCGACGGGGGAGGAGGTCCGCCTGACGAGCAGGCAGCCGGAGGGCTTGTCGTCGTCCGCAGCCGAGGTCGTCGCCGCCGACCTGGAGCGGCCCGAGTCCCTGCCCGCCGCGCTGGACGGCGCGCAGCGGGTATTTCTCTACGCCAAACCCGCGGGTATCGACGGATTCGTGGCCGCGGCGGAGGCGGCCGGGGTCCGGCAGGTGGTCCTGTTGTCCTCCGGGGCTGTACTGCGCGGCCCGGATGATCCCATCGGCCGGGACCATCGGACAGTCGAGTCCGCCATCGAAAAGTCCGGTCTGGCTTGGACTTTCATCCGGGCAGGGGGATTCGCCGCCAACACACTGTGGTGGTGGCGCGCCTCGATCCGCGACGAGGGAGTCGCCCGGGTGCCGTATCCGGAGGCATGGGCCGCCCCGATCCACGAGAAGGATCTGGCCGCGATCGCGGTGACCGCCCTGACCGAGTCCGGACACGACGGCCGCGCCTATCCGGCCTACGGCCCCGAGGTCCTGACGGTGCGCGAACAGATACAGCAGATCGGCGCAGCCCTGAACCGCGACATCGCGATCGAGGTGATCTCGGAGGAGCAGGCGCGCATCGAACTGGCGAAAACCATGCCGCAGATCGGCGTGGACGCGGTTCTGGCCGGATGGCGGGCTGGGACGACAACCCGACCGGAGGTGTCGGTGATCTCCGACATCACCGGCCGACCCGCGCACACGTTCGCGCAGTGGGCCGTCGACCACCGCGACGATTTCAGGTGAACATGCGGAACGGCCGACCCGACTCCGGCAACACCGCAGTCGATGCCTGCATATAAAGGGAACCGCCCCCGATTTTGGCTGCTCGGACGCCTCCCCTACACTAGACCGGTTGCCCGGGCACCCTCGTGCCCATTTGCGTGCGCGAAGCTCCGGGTGACTGCAATCCAATCCGGTCGGCAAAGGTGTCGGCCGGACCAGCCGAAATTGTCGTAGGCCCACGACCGCCCCGCGTGACGGTGCTGTATGGGAACCGCGGCGAGAAAGGTAACGGTCAACACATGACCATGACTGATCCGATCGCAGACTTTCTGACCCGTCTGCGCAACGCCAACTCGGCGTACCACGATCAGGTGAAGGCTCCGCACTCGAAGCTCAAGGCGAACATCGCCGAGATCCTCAAGCGCGAGGGCTACATCGCCGACTACCGCACCGAAGAGGCGCCCGTCGGCCAGACCCTGATCGTCGACCTGAAGTACGGCCAGAGCCGGGAGCGCAGCCTGCAGGGTGTGCGTCGCGTCTCGAAGCCGGGTCTGCGGGTGTACGCGAAATCCACCAACCTGCCCAAGGTGCTGGGCGGTCTGGGCGTGGCAATTATCTCCACGTCGAAGGGCCTGCTCACCGACCGTCAGGCCAAGCAGCAGGGTGTGGGCGGGGAAGTCCTCGCCTACGTCTGGTAAGGGAGGTAGGAACAATGTCGCGTATCGGTAAGAAGCCGATCTCGGTTCCCGCCGGCGTCGAGGTGACCATCGACGGCCAGGCCGTGTCGGTGAAGGGGCCCAAGGGCACCCTCTCGCACACGATCGCCGAGCCGATCGTCATCACGAAGGCCGACAGCGGTGAGCTGGAGGTGACCCGTCCCGACGACGAGCGCCGCAACCGCTCGCTGCACGGCCTGAGCCGCACCCTGATCAACAACATGATCGTCGGTGTGACCCAGGGCTACGAGAAGAAGATGGAAATCTTCGGCGTCGGTTATCGCGTGCAGCAGAAGGGTTCGAACCTCGAGTTCGCCCTCGGCTACAGCCACCCGGTGCCGATCGAGGCCCCCGAGGGCATCACCTTCAAGGTCGAGGCCCCCACCAAGTTCTCGGTGTCCGGCATCGACAAGCAGAAGGTCGGCCAGATCGCCGCTGTGATCCACGGCCTGCGGAAGCCCGACCCGTACAAGGGCAAGGGCATTCGCTACGAGGGTGAGGTCGTGCGTCGCAAGGAAGGGAAGACGGGTAAGTAAGCCATGGCACAAACCGAGACACAGAAAGCCGCGCGCAAGCCGCTCGGCAAGGATGCGTCGACCCGTCGCCGAGTTTCCAAGGCGCGCCGTCACTTCCGTCTGCGCAAGAAGGTCGCCGGCACCGCCGAGACCCCGCGTCTGGTCGTGTTCCGCTCCTCGCGGCACCTGCACGCTCAGCTCGTCGACGACCTGGCCGGCAAGACCCTTGCCGCCGCCTCGTCGGTCGAGGCCGATGTGCGGGCCCTCGAGGGCGACAAGACCGCCAAGGGCAAGAAGGTGGGCGAACTGCTCGCCGCGCGTGCCAAGGCAGCCGGTGTCGAGGTCGTGGTGTTCGACCGCGGTGGTCACGACTACCACGGCCGCATCGCCGCTCTCGCCGATGCCGCTCGCGAAGGTGGGTTGAAGTTCTGATGCAGACTCAGCTCACGAACCGAATGACCATGAACGAAGGGAACGTCTGATGCCGGGACGTCAGCGGCGTGACGGCGGCAACGGACCCGCCGGACAGGGTGGTAACGATCGCGATCAGCGCGGTGGCGGTCGCGACCGCCGCGGCGGCGACCGTCGTGACAATGCCGCCGAGAAGAACCAGCTCGAGCGCGTTGTAGCGATCAACCGCGTCTCCAAGGTCGTGAAGGGTGGTCGTCGCTTCAGCTTCACCGCCCTCGTGATCGTCGGCGACGGCAACGGCCTGGTCGGTGTCGGATACGGCAAGGCCAAGGAAGTTCCCGCGGCCATCCAGAAGGGTGTCGAGGAGGCTCGCAAGGGCTTCTTCCGCGTCCCGATGATCGGCAGCACCATCACGCACCCCGTGCAGGGTGAGGCTGCCGCCGGTGTCGTCATGCTGCGTCCGGCCTCGCCCGGTACCGGTGTGATCGCCGGTGGTGCGGCGCGTGCCGTGCTGGAGTGCGCCGGTATCCACGACATCCTGGCCAAGTCGCTCGGTAGCGACAACGCCATCAACGTCGTGCACGCGACCGTCGCTGCCCTGAAGATGCTGCAGCGTCCGGAAGAGGTGGCCGCTCGCCGCGGTCTGCCGATCGAGGACGTTGCCCCGGCGGGCATGCTGCGTGCGCGTGCCGGACAGGGAGCCTGATATGGCACAGCTCAAGGTGACCCAGATCAAGTCGACGATCGGCGCCAAGAAGAATCAGCGGGAGTCGCTTCGCACCCTCGGCCTGCGCGGGATCCGCCAGTCCGTGGTCCGCGAGGACAACGCCCAGAACCGCGGGCTGATCAACGTCGTGCGCCACCTCGTTTCCGTAGAGGAGGAAACCGCATGACCCCCATCAAGCTGCACCACCTGCGGCCTGCCCCGGGCGCCAAGACCGAGAAGATCCGTGTGGGTCGCGGTGAGGGCTCCAAGGGTAAGACCGCCGGTCGCGGTACCAAGGGTACGAAGGCTCGCAAGAACGTGCCGGCCCGTTTCGAGGGCGGCCAGATGCCGATCCACATGCGCCTGCCGAAGCTGAAGGGGTTCAACAACCCGTTCCGCGTCGAGTACCAGGTCGTGAATGTGGGCGATATCGCACGGCTGTTCCCGCAGGGCGGCGCCATCGGCAAGGACGAGCTCGTCGCTGCCGGTGCCGTGCGCAAGAACCAGCTGGTGAAGGTTCTCGGCGAGGGCGAGATCGGTGTGGCCGTGCAGGTCAGCGCCGACAAGTTCTCCGGCTCCGCCAAGGAGAAGATCGCCGCCGCCGGTGGTACCGCCACCGAACTGGCCTGACAGTAACCGCTAGTACGGTTGGACGCCGGACGGGTGAGATGCCCGTCCGGCGTCGCTGTTAGAGTTCAAGTGTTGTCTGCCAACCAGTCTGCCCCGTCGTCGTGGCACAGGACCGGATAGTTCTCATTCGTGAGGGCACCGGTATGTGCCGAGATGTCGGAAGTGGGCGTAACCCCCGTGTCGTCAGCCAGGAGGATCTGTGCTTTCCGCCTTCGTGTCGGCTTTCCGGACCCCGGACCTACGGCGGAAGATTCTCTTCACGCTGGGCCTGATCGCGTTGTACCGCGTGGGTGCCGCGTTACCGTCGCCAGGTGTCGACTACGGGGCCATCAAGCGCTGCATCGACGTCGTCAACGGTGGTGACAGTGGCGGTATCTACCAGCTGATCAACCTGTTCTCCGGTGGCGCGCTGCTGTCGTTGTCGGTGTTCGCGATCGGGATCATGCCCTACATCACCGCGAGCATCATCATCCAGTTGCTGACGGTGGTCATCCCGCGGTTCGAGGAACTGCGCAAGGAGGGCCAGTCCGGTCAGAACAAGATGACGCAGTACACGCGGTATCTGTCGGTCGCACTGGCGATTCTGCAGGCCACGGGTCTGGTCGCACTGGCTGGGCGCGGACTGCTGCTGAAGGACTGTAAAGAGGACATCCTCGCCGACAACAGCGTCTTCGGCATGATCATCATCGTGCTGGTGATGACCGCCGGTGCGGCGCTGGTGATGTGGTTCGGTGAGCAGATCACCGAGCGCGGTATCGGCAACGGTATGTCGCTGCTGATCTTCGCCGGTATCGCATCCCGGATCCCGTCCGAGGGCAAGCAGATCCTCGACACCAAGGGCGGACTGATCTTCGGTCTGGTCTGTGTCGCCGCCTTCGTCGTGATCGTCGGCGTGATCTTCGTAGAGCAGGGGCAGCGCCGAATTCCGGTGCAATATGCCAAACGTGTAGTCGGGCGCAAGATGTACGGCGGGTCGTCGACCTATCTGCCGTTGAAGGTCAACCAGGCCGGTGTCATCCCGGTGATCTTCGCGTCCTCACTGCTGTATCTGCCCAATCTGGTCGCTCAGCTGACGCAGTCGCAGAACTCCGACAGCTGGTGGCAGAAGATCATCCAGCAATATCTCGTCAATCCGGGCAACCCGGTCTATGTCGCGGTCTATTTCGCGTTGATCGTCTTCTTCACCTACTTCTACGTCGCGATCACCTTCAACCCGGAGGAACGCGCGGACGAGATGAAGAAGTTCGGCGGGTTCATTCCCGGTTACCGTCCGGGTAAGCCGACTGCCGACTATCTCAACTACGTACTGAGCCGAATCACCCTCCCCGGTTCTCTCTATCTCGGTGCCGTCGCGGTGCTGCCCAACCTGCTGCTGCACATCGGCGGCGGTGGTGGTAGCGCGAACAGCTTCCTGCCGTTCGGTGGCACATCGGTGCTGATCATAGTGAGCGTCGGCCTCGATACGGTCAAACAGATCGAGAGCCAACTGATGAACAGAAATTACGAAGGGTTCCTCAAGTGAGACTCGTACTGCTCGGACCGCCGGGTGCCGGTAAAGGGACACAGGCCGAACTGCTGTCGGACAAGCTGGGTGTGCCGCACATCTCCACGGGGAATTTGTTCCGCGCGAACATCTCCCAGGAGACCCCGCTGGGGCGTGAGGCCAAGAAGTACCTCGACGCCGGCAATCTGGTGCCCAGCGATGTGACCAACCGCATGGTGGAGTCGCGCATCGCGGAACCGGATGCCGCCAAGGGCTTCGTACTCGACGGCTACCCCCGGACCGTCGATCAGGCGGTGGCGCTGGAGAAGATGCTGCAGCAGTCCGGTTCGAAACTGGACGGCGTGGTGAGCTTCGAGGTGGCCGACGACGTGGTGGTGGGGCGCATGCTCGGCCGCGGCCGCGACGACGACACCGAAGAGGTCATCCGCAACCGCATGCAGGTCTATCGCGACGAGACCGCGCCGCTGCTGCAGCACTACGACGGCCTGGTCCTCTCGGTCGACGGCGTGGGTGAGGTCGACGAGGTCAACGCCCGCGTCCTGCGCGTCCTGGGTCGCTGACGCGGATGGTATTCGGCCTCAAGCAGAAGAAGGTGGTGCCCTTCCGCACCGCCGGTGAGCTGGATGCCATGGCCGCGGCCGGTGCGATCGTCGGCCGCGCGCTCGTCGCCGTCCGCGCGGCTGCCGCGCCGGGCGTGTCGACGCTGGAACTGGACGAGGTCGCCGAGCAGACCATCCGCGAGGCGGGCGCCGTGCCGTCCTTCAAGGGCTACCACGGCTTCCCGGGTTCGATCTGCTCGTCGGTGAACGACCGTGTGGTGCACGGGATTCCGTCGAAGAACGAGGTCCTGACGGCGGGAGATCTGGTATCCATCGACTGCGGTGCGATTCTGGACGGCTGGCACGGTGATTCGGCCTGGACGTTCGGCGTCGGTGAGATCATCGAGGCCGATCGGCTGCTGAGCGAGGCCACCCGGTTGTCGATGGACGCCGGGATCGCCGCGATGCTGCCGGGTAACAGGCTCACCGATGTCTCGCATGCGATCGAACTCGGTACCCGTGCGGCCGAGAAGGAGCACGGCCGGGCCTACGGCATCGTCGACGGTTACGGCGGGCACGGTATCGGTCGGCAGATGCACATGGATCCGTTCCTCGCCAACGAGGGTGCGCCCGGTCGCGGGCCGAAGCTGGTGGTGGGCTCGGTGCTTGCCATCGAGCCGATGCTGACGCTGGGAACGACGGAAACCGTTGTGCTCGATGACGATTGGACCGTCGTCACGTCCGACGGCAGCCGGGCCGCGCACTGGGAACATACCGTCGCGGTGACCGAGGACGGTCCGCGCATCCTGACCCTGCGGCCCGAGTGAGATCCGAATAAGGTTGTCGCACAACGCACCCGTTGCCCCTCCGGCGCGGGTGCGTCGTGCTGTCTAGGACGCGCGGCCGGTCATCGTGGTCAGCGGTACCACGCCGGTCCAGCCGCACGGCCGGTCGCAGCTGGCGATGACGGTCGTGGCACCGGCGAAATCCGCCGAAGCATGTGCGGGATAACCGCATTCGGGACATTTGCCGAAGTAGTCGAGAACCTCGTGCGTTCCCGGGGTCAGGGTTGTTCTGCGGTGGGTCACGGGTCCTCCTGGTATCCTGTCGAACCACATCCTGGTCCGCGTGTGGCGACGAAACATCGCTGGTCGTGAACGTAGCCCCGTGCCTCGCGCGGCCGGTCGGTTCCCGCCGCGGCATTGGACATCTCACAATCGGTCCGGCCGGGCGCTGCGGGTGTGCCACAGCGCTGATCCGGGAACGGACCGTCGGCCGCTGTCGACTAGGCTCCGGAGGCAGCAAGTACTACCGAGGGGGGTCGACATGGCGAATCAAGACGATCCGGCAGTGTCCGCGGCCGTCGCGGACGCGGCCGCGCGCACGGGGCTGGGTCGGCACCGGATCACCTATTACCCGATTCCGCCTGCCAACGGCGGCTACATCGTGCTGATGGTGCTGGCGATCGCCGGGGTGATCGGCGCGGTGATCTCGTTCGCGGTGAAACAACCGGTGGTGGGAATCCTGTGTTGTGTGCTCCCGATCGTCTTGGTGCCCATGATGATCCGCTCGCGCAGCTACTGGAGTAAGTACGACGGTGCGCGACTCGACCTCTTCGACGCGGGCCTGGTCATGGTTCGGCCGGAACGGCTGTGGGTGGCCCGCTACGACAGTACGACCGTGTACCAGGACATCGTCACCCATGTCCGCACCAACGGTCCCCGCTACACCACCTACGTCTATACTTTCACCGATATCGCGGGGGTGAATTTCGTTATCGGCCAGGGTATTTCGGGCCCCAAAGAGTGGGGGTTGGCCATTCAGCGCGCGGTCGCCGAAGCGCAGACCCCGCAGGCACTGGCGGCCCTGCAGGCCGGGAACCGGCTGGTCTTCGGTGAGCTGTGGATGACCTGGCACGAGGTAGGTTCCACCCGCAACTCGGCGCCCTGGACCCAGGTGAATCAGGTGTCCATCCAGGACGGCCGACTCAGTGTGGATGTGGCGGGCCGGTGGTTCGCGCTGACCTCCGCGTTGGTGCGTGATATTCCGAACTTCCTGGTCTTCAAGGCGCTGGCCGAGCATATGCGCAGAGTGCACGGCAGTCTTCCGCGCTGATCGGCCTGCGCCGGTACCCGACCTCCCGCACACTGATCCTTCGCTCGTTCGATCGAATTTCATTGTGCGCCATCAGATATTCAACCGCGTGTGTTGTCGTATCCGATGCGGGGGTCGACGGCGGAGGTGACGGTGGTCAACGAACGGTTGCAGGCCGACATGATGACGGTGCTGGAGGGCCTCGACGAGCAGCTGCGCGGGATCGCGGAGATCCAGCTGCGCCGATCGCGACTGACCGCCACCGCCCGCACCTGTGAGCAGCGGATCGAGGTCACGGTCAACGCCGACGGCCTGCTGATCGAGACGAAATTCGCCGACGACATCGCGGATCTCACCTACGACGAGATCGCCGCGGGGATGACCGCGGCCGTCCAGCAGGCCGCCGCGGAGGTGCTGCGGCTGGGCAGTGAGCTTATGCAGCCGTTGCGGGAGCGGAAGTTGCAGCTGCCCAAGTTGTCCGAAATCATCGAGGGCGCGCCGGATCTGGGGGAGATGATGCCCACGGCGCCGCCGGTGCCGAAGCGGCCCGAGGATTACCACGAGGGGCGACCCGGCGGTCCCGCGGACGGCAGTGTGCGCCGTTCCATGGTCTCCGACGAGGACTGATTCCGCGTGAGCCTCTATCTCCCGCCGCCGGTGCGGCCGATCGCCTGGGTCGCCGGTGCGAGCTGGCCGGACGGCGACGAGGACAAGATGTGGGCGGTGTCGCGTGCGTGGGAGCAGGCGCACAAGGATCTCGCGGCGCAGGTGTCTGGGATCGAGAGCGCGAAATCGGCTGCCATGGCGGCCTTTCCGTCCGGTGACGCGGCAGATCAGATCGGCCACCTCTTCGACGCGTTCCTTCAGGGTGACCAGTCGCTGGCCACGATGGCCGAGGGGTTCAAGACGATCAGCGACTCGACCTTCGACGTCGGTACCGAATTGCAGTCGGCGAAGATCAATATCATTGTCTCGCTGTGTATTCTGCTGGTCGAGATCGCGTGGGCCTGGCTGTTCCCGCCGACCGCCCCGGCCGTGGAGGCGGCGGCGATCGGTACCACCCGGTCGATCGTGAAATTCATCGCCGACGCATTGCAGAACGCGCTCGAACGCGCCTGGTCGAAACTGGGATTCGCGACCCGCGCCGAACTCAACGGCGCCTCGCGCTACTGGATCAAGCACATTCTGTCCGCCGACACCTGGAAGGGAATGCGGGGGCAGACCTGGAAATACAAGGCCAAGACGATCCTGCCCACGGCCAAGGGAATGGGCGTCTACACACTGAAATTCGGTGAGGGCGCGTTGTGGGCGCCGGTGACCAATGCGATCGTGCAGGGTGCGCAGATCGCACAGGGTAAGCGGCACGGGTTCAACTGGAAGGAGTTCGGCGCCTCCTGGGCGGCCTCGGCACTGAGCACCATTCCCAGCCGTGAACTCGGCCGCTACATGGGTTTCGGAATCAGCAACCTGGACAAGAGATTCGGCGGCGCGATCACCAATATGCCGTTCCGCTCCGGCTTCTTCCTGCAGGGCGCGACCATCGGCGCGACGGCCGGTGTTTTCGGCAATGTCTTCGGCAACATCGGCGCGGGTGCGGTGACCGGTGATATCGCGGGCGCCTTCTCCAGTCCCGAGGGCTGGGTGGGCGCGGCGGGCCGCGGTGGGATGGTCGGCGGCATGCGCGGTCTGGGCACCAAGACGACCGGCCCCAACAGCAACGATCCCCGATTCAACCTGTGGATGAACCAGAAGGCCCCCTGGGCGCCGCCGAAGACTCCGCCCGAGAACAACCCGCTGACACCGCGACCGGTACCCGGGCAGAGCACGACGACGAATCCGGGCGGTGGACAGGTTCGTCCCGCCGGTGGGGCGGGGAATTCGGTTGGGAACGGCGGCAATTCGAACAACGGTGGTGGGTTCCGTGATCCGTCGGATCCAAATTACATGACGCCGTCGCGGCCCGCTCCTGCGCCGCCGGTGAATGCCGCTGGTGGTGGGTTCCGTGATCCGTCGGATCCGAACTATATGACGCCGTCGCGTCCCGCACCCGCTCCGCCGGTGAGTGCCGCAGGTAGCGGTCACGGTGGCGGTGGGTTTCGTGACCCGTCCGATCCGAATTACATGACGCCCTCGCGCCCCGCACCCGCGCCCCCGGTGAATGCCGCGGGTGGTGGACATGGTGGTGGGTTCCGTGATCCCTCGGATCCGAGTTACATGACGCCGTCGCGGCCCGCTCCTGCGCCACCCGTGAATGCCGCTGGTGGTGGGTTCCGTGATCCGTCGGACCCGAATTACATGACTCCGTCGCGGCCTGCTCCCGCTCCGCCGGTGAATAGCGGTGGTGGGTTCCGTGATCCGTCCGATCCGAACTATATGACTCCGTCGCGCCCAGCGCCTGCTCCGCCGGTGAATGCTGCTGGCGGCGGGGGTAATCCGGGAATCGGAGGCGGTCGTGCACCACTGTTCGACCCGATGCCGCCGAATCCGAACAGCCGGATACCGACAGGATTGCAGTCCACATTGCTGGGCGGCGACGGCTCGGCGCCACATCCGTCGACGGGGACGACGCACAACGGCCCGCCGGTGAGTGCCGGTGGTGGGTTCCGTGATCCGTCCGATCCGAATTACATGACTCCGTCCCGACCTGCTCCTGCGCCGCCGGTGAACGCTGGTGGTGGTCACGGGAATGGCAGTCACGGTGGGTTCCGTGATCCGTCGGATCCGAATTACATGACGCCGTCGCGTCCTGCTCCTGCGCCGCCGGTGAACGCTGGTGGTGGTCACGGGAATGGCAGTCACGGTGGGTTCCGTGATCCGTCGGATCCGAACTATATGACGCCGTCCCGACCTGCTCCCGCTCCGCCGGTGAATGCCGGTGGTGGTCATGGTGGTGGGTTCCGTGACCCCTCGGATCCGAATTACATGACGCCGTCGCGCCCCGCTCCCGCTCCGCCGGTGAATAACGGTGGTGGGCAGGGTGGGTTCCGTGATCCGTCGGATCCGAATTACATGACGCCGTCGCGGCCTGCTCCCGCTCCGCCGGTGAACACTGGTGGTGGGCAGGGTGGGTTCCGTGATCCGTCGGATCCGAATTACATGACGCCCTCGCGGCCCGCGCCCGCGCCGCCGGGCGGAAACAATCACGGCGGCAATCCGAATCCCGCGGATGGTTCGGGTAATGAGCGTGGGCCCATTCCGATGGGGCCGGGTAAGGATTATCGCGCCAAGACGCGGCCCAAGCGGGTACCGGATATCGGGCCGATGCCCGCGCACTACGACGCGCCGGACGCGCCGGGCTCACAAGCGTGGATCGATGCCGCGGAGCCGCCCCCGCCCGATCAGCCCGGTGTGGACCCGGCCACGGGCGATCCGAATGTCGACAAGCCGTTCAAGTTGTAGGCACACAGTAGGGACTGACAAATGGCCGACAGTATCGAGGTAGATGTCGACGCGCTGACCAAAGCCGCTGATCTGCCCGAGGAAGTCTCGCGGAAGGTTCGGGGGGTGATCGACACCTTGAACGGGACGCTGACCGGAATCGAGAACGACTCCTCCAATCAACCGTGGGGAAATGACAAGTCCGGCAAGAAGTTCGCCGACGGCGACAAGGGCTACAAGGCGACGCGCAAGAACATGATCGAGGGCGGATACAGCATGGCCGACGCCCTGCACCAATTCGCCGATGGTGAGCGAACGGCGGCCGATCAGTTCCGGGCGTCGGAAGGCGGATCGACCGAGGGGCTCGGAGGCTGACCATGACGATGCCGAATGCGGACACCACCGAATGGACCCAGATTCTGGGTTCGGCGAACGGCGGAAAGCTCCAGTTCGATACCAAGGACATCAAGGCGGCCACCGATGCCGCCGCATTGCTGATCGCGAATCTGGAGGCGCTGGCGCAATCGGTGCGCGACGCGCGCGCGGACCAGGTGGGCGCGTTCAGTTATCTGCAGTCCAGCCGTGATCTCGCGGGGGTGTACAGCAAACACGGTACGGCGCTGTACGACTCGCTGATGACGCATGCGAATGTGGTCCGCGATCAGTACGACACTTTCGTCGCCGCCGGGAAGACCTTCGACGCCCACGAGGAGGGCTCGAAATTCAACTTCGACAATCTGGCCAATCCCAAGAAGACCAACAGCAATGTCACGGTGCCCACGGCCACGTCGACCGGCAGTGTGGTCGCCGACCTCGGCATGGATATGGTGGACGACAGCTGGACGATGCCGAGTTTCCCCGAGGCGATTCAGGGTTACGGCGGTAAGACCGACCAGGTCACCATCAATATCGAGAATGCCGAAAGCCTGGACTGGGACCAGCTGATCCAGCTGGGACAGACGATCCATTCGCAACCGCCGATGGACCTGTCCGGATTCTGGGACGGGATGTCGACGGCGCTGACCGACCATCTGACGAAATATGCCGATCAGATCGCCAAACTCCAGGCCGACTGGACCGGCGATGCCTCGACCGCGGCGGTGAACGCGGTACGCAACTACAAGAACAGCGCACAGGACCTGATCGACGCGATCAAGGTCACCGGCGCG
Encoded here:
- a CDS encoding winged helix-turn-helix transcriptional regulator, coding for MTVGSQAGHDAWRGISDAFNTECPARELLEHITGRWGMLILTALGAGPRRYSELHATIGGISEKMLSQTLRTLVRDGLVARTVEPTAPPRVSYDLTPLGRGLIDSMQSLLDWIRQHAIEVVTAQHQYDQERR
- a CDS encoding SDR family oxidoreductase translates to MVTVVFGARGNVGRRVAADLIATGEEVRLTSRQPEGLSSSAAEVVAADLERPESLPAALDGAQRVFLYAKPAGIDGFVAAAEAAGVRQVVLLSSGAVLRGPDDPIGRDHRTVESAIEKSGLAWTFIRAGGFAANTLWWWRASIRDEGVARVPYPEAWAAPIHEKDLAAIAVTALTESGHDGRAYPAYGPEVLTVREQIQQIGAALNRDIAIEVISEEQARIELAKTMPQIGVDAVLAGWRAGTTTRPEVSVISDITGRPAHTFAQWAVDHRDDFR
- the rpsH gene encoding 30S ribosomal protein S8, which produces MTMTDPIADFLTRLRNANSAYHDQVKAPHSKLKANIAEILKREGYIADYRTEEAPVGQTLIVDLKYGQSRERSLQGVRRVSKPGLRVYAKSTNLPKVLGGLGVAIISTSKGLLTDRQAKQQGVGGEVLAYVW
- the rplF gene encoding 50S ribosomal protein L6 — encoded protein: MSRIGKKPISVPAGVEVTIDGQAVSVKGPKGTLSHTIAEPIVITKADSGELEVTRPDDERRNRSLHGLSRTLINNMIVGVTQGYEKKMEIFGVGYRVQQKGSNLEFALGYSHPVPIEAPEGITFKVEAPTKFSVSGIDKQKVGQIAAVIHGLRKPDPYKGKGIRYEGEVVRRKEGKTGK
- the rplR gene encoding 50S ribosomal protein L18, with amino-acid sequence MAQTETQKAARKPLGKDASTRRRVSKARRHFRLRKKVAGTAETPRLVVFRSSRHLHAQLVDDLAGKTLAAASSVEADVRALEGDKTAKGKKVGELLAARAKAAGVEVVVFDRGGHDYHGRIAALADAAREGGLKF
- the rpsE gene encoding 30S ribosomal protein S5, with amino-acid sequence MPGRQRRDGGNGPAGQGGNDRDQRGGGRDRRGGDRRDNAAEKNQLERVVAINRVSKVVKGGRRFSFTALVIVGDGNGLVGVGYGKAKEVPAAIQKGVEEARKGFFRVPMIGSTITHPVQGEAAAGVVMLRPASPGTGVIAGGAARAVLECAGIHDILAKSLGSDNAINVVHATVAALKMLQRPEEVAARRGLPIEDVAPAGMLRARAGQGA
- the rpmD gene encoding 50S ribosomal protein L30, which encodes MAQLKVTQIKSTIGAKKNQRESLRTLGLRGIRQSVVREDNAQNRGLINVVRHLVSVEEETA
- the rplO gene encoding 50S ribosomal protein L15, whose amino-acid sequence is MTPIKLHHLRPAPGAKTEKIRVGRGEGSKGKTAGRGTKGTKARKNVPARFEGGQMPIHMRLPKLKGFNNPFRVEYQVVNVGDIARLFPQGGAIGKDELVAAGAVRKNQLVKVLGEGEIGVAVQVSADKFSGSAKEKIAAAGGTATELA
- the secY gene encoding preprotein translocase subunit SecY; amino-acid sequence: MLSAFVSAFRTPDLRRKILFTLGLIALYRVGAALPSPGVDYGAIKRCIDVVNGGDSGGIYQLINLFSGGALLSLSVFAIGIMPYITASIIIQLLTVVIPRFEELRKEGQSGQNKMTQYTRYLSVALAILQATGLVALAGRGLLLKDCKEDILADNSVFGMIIIVLVMTAGAALVMWFGEQITERGIGNGMSLLIFAGIASRIPSEGKQILDTKGGLIFGLVCVAAFVVIVGVIFVEQGQRRIPVQYAKRVVGRKMYGGSSTYLPLKVNQAGVIPVIFASSLLYLPNLVAQLTQSQNSDSWWQKIIQQYLVNPGNPVYVAVYFALIVFFTYFYVAITFNPEERADEMKKFGGFIPGYRPGKPTADYLNYVLSRITLPGSLYLGAVAVLPNLLLHIGGGGGSANSFLPFGGTSVLIIVSVGLDTVKQIESQLMNRNYEGFLK
- a CDS encoding adenylate kinase: MRLVLLGPPGAGKGTQAELLSDKLGVPHISTGNLFRANISQETPLGREAKKYLDAGNLVPSDVTNRMVESRIAEPDAAKGFVLDGYPRTVDQAVALEKMLQQSGSKLDGVVSFEVADDVVVGRMLGRGRDDDTEEVIRNRMQVYRDETAPLLQHYDGLVLSVDGVGEVDEVNARVLRVLGR
- the map gene encoding type I methionyl aminopeptidase produces the protein MVFGLKQKKVVPFRTAGELDAMAAAGAIVGRALVAVRAAAAPGVSTLELDEVAEQTIREAGAVPSFKGYHGFPGSICSSVNDRVVHGIPSKNEVLTAGDLVSIDCGAILDGWHGDSAWTFGVGEIIEADRLLSEATRLSMDAGIAAMLPGNRLTDVSHAIELGTRAAEKEHGRAYGIVDGYGGHGIGRQMHMDPFLANEGAPGRGPKLVVGSVLAIEPMLTLGTTETVVLDDDWTVVTSDGSRAAHWEHTVAVTEDGPRILTLRPE